From a single Granulicella aggregans genomic region:
- a CDS encoding TonB-dependent receptor: protein MAHGQSTFGSMRGTVQDSTGAAIPGTHLTLHSMDENTDRAVDTDTDGNFVFENVKAGKYSLRAHRDGFADTVVSGISIEARQDLRIPTTMNVAAETTTVEVTSGADQINSENATLGDSKTNIEMTQLPLNNRATTTSPLGSLALSPNVQTDSSGNIALGGASSSMVNFSVDGISTANVRQNGALQDAYPSQEGIAAVKVTAFNNSAEFSQIGDVTFTTKNGTNHIHGSAFEYLQNQALDANPYGFDGKAPKKFNTFGFSLNGPVVVPYLYDGHSKTFFFADYEGNRRSTATLQQFVVPTVKDRAGDLSDIGGPQIAASQVSPTAKAVLNYIPLPNVGDGSTASTINYTNFQSTPARTDGADLRLDQTISKKQSAYARFSRKNITADYANPFLPNDIDSIHNRSLLVSHTYTITPKLLNEFRFGFTNVTTSVDFPIQGSEALSQLDLTGVDISQHPLTHAFPTFNFNAGTNFTPIGRDKAGVTQSKTLQFSDNVTYTLGKHTLKAGLDVRHVRYFDLESFAPAFASDDFGSFTFQPNFTGNAFGDFLEGAPTTLNFAVSSPDVGGTANQYSIFAQDEFQLSSRITLSYGLRWQILPGFQEDGGNLANFDQKNNAIVVPDSLAAYLTAQNITSSNVAFQQSFNACNLNVNSLPCTKYLTASQDHLPQSLRNTYKGNFQPRVSIAYRPFNDTKTVLRAGFGIYTMTNLGPLSFNNSGNPTSNLHTYSNVNTAGANTPQIVFPNTAPPSTTVQIGGGGLDQGVDPNFRDPQANQWNVTVERELTSATAVRASYVGMHTYRLSITEDLNQIPASTTPFTTTATSPYVDPRSPYTNWLELYTTLNAGESNYHAFEVEATHRMQHGLYYEANYTYAKNVADNQGDAPSSFASEVNYGLPITDRFNIKRNLGNVEGTRRNRMLLTGVYQLPFGSGRKYMNANRLTDAVIGGWDVTTIALLETGPWLTPSISSSADQSNTNVVNRGALLRPDRVPNGTDGAVTYDGQSFMATPVGAGRFGNAGVGVLQGPGTATVSLGVAKQFLVTERVHARFETTFTNVLNHTNFAPPLTAIDNSLFGQLTGPQTAENAGNRAGQAALRIDF from the coding sequence ATGGCGCACGGACAATCCACGTTCGGCAGCATGCGCGGTACAGTGCAGGATTCGACTGGGGCAGCGATTCCCGGCACGCATCTGACGCTGCACAGCATGGATGAGAACACCGATCGCGCTGTCGACACCGATACCGACGGCAACTTCGTCTTCGAGAATGTGAAGGCCGGCAAGTACAGTCTGCGCGCGCATCGCGACGGATTCGCGGATACAGTTGTTTCGGGCATCTCGATTGAGGCACGGCAGGACCTGCGTATTCCCACCACGATGAATGTGGCCGCAGAGACCACGACGGTCGAGGTGACCTCGGGCGCCGACCAGATCAATTCGGAGAATGCGACGCTCGGTGATTCGAAGACCAACATTGAGATGACGCAGCTTCCGCTAAACAATCGCGCGACGACGACGAGTCCGCTTGGTTCGCTGGCTCTCTCGCCCAATGTGCAGACGGACAGTTCAGGCAACATCGCCCTTGGCGGCGCAAGTTCTTCGATGGTGAACTTCTCGGTCGACGGCATCTCAACGGCGAACGTTCGTCAGAACGGTGCGCTGCAGGACGCCTATCCTTCGCAGGAAGGTATTGCCGCTGTGAAGGTGACAGCGTTCAACAATAGCGCCGAGTTCTCGCAGATTGGCGATGTTACCTTCACTACGAAGAACGGCACCAACCATATCCATGGCAGCGCCTTCGAGTATCTGCAGAACCAGGCTCTGGATGCGAACCCTTATGGCTTTGATGGCAAGGCTCCAAAGAAGTTCAACACGTTTGGATTCTCACTGAATGGACCCGTCGTTGTTCCGTACCTCTACGACGGACACAGCAAGACGTTCTTCTTTGCGGACTACGAAGGGAATCGTCGCAGCACGGCGACGCTGCAGCAGTTCGTTGTGCCGACAGTGAAGGACCGCGCGGGCGATCTCTCCGACATTGGCGGTCCGCAGATCGCAGCGTCTCAGGTCAGTCCCACGGCAAAGGCTGTGCTGAACTATATCCCGCTGCCGAACGTGGGTGATGGATCCACTGCGAGCACGATCAACTACACGAACTTTCAGTCCACGCCCGCGAGAACGGATGGCGCCGACCTTCGCCTGGACCAGACGATTTCGAAGAAACAGTCCGCGTACGCGCGTTTCAGCCGCAAGAACATCACGGCAGACTATGCGAACCCCTTCCTGCCCAACGATATCGACTCTATCCACAACCGCAGCCTGCTGGTGTCGCATACTTACACCATCACGCCCAAACTGCTGAACGAGTTTCGTTTTGGGTTCACCAATGTCACTACAAGCGTGGACTTTCCTATCCAAGGTTCCGAGGCGCTGAGCCAGTTGGACCTGACGGGGGTTGATATCAGCCAACACCCGCTGACTCATGCGTTCCCGACCTTCAACTTCAATGCAGGGACGAACTTCACTCCGATCGGCCGCGACAAGGCTGGCGTGACGCAGTCGAAGACGCTGCAGTTCAGCGACAACGTCACCTACACCCTGGGCAAGCACACGCTGAAAGCTGGCCTTGATGTGCGGCATGTGCGGTACTTCGACCTGGAGAGCTTTGCCCCGGCGTTCGCCTCGGATGACTTTGGCAGCTTCACCTTCCAACCGAACTTCACGGGGAACGCGTTTGGAGACTTCCTTGAAGGTGCTCCAACCACGCTGAACTTCGCTGTATCCAGCCCTGATGTAGGTGGCACCGCGAACCAGTACAGCATCTTCGCCCAAGATGAGTTCCAACTGAGCAGCCGCATCACGTTGAGCTATGGCCTTCGCTGGCAGATTCTGCCTGGCTTCCAGGAGGATGGCGGCAACCTTGCGAACTTCGACCAGAAGAACAATGCGATCGTCGTTCCCGATTCACTGGCGGCGTACCTGACCGCCCAAAACATCACATCGTCGAATGTGGCGTTCCAACAGTCCTTCAACGCATGCAATCTGAACGTCAACAGCCTGCCTTGCACGAAGTATCTGACGGCGAGCCAGGACCACCTGCCGCAGAGTCTTCGCAATACTTACAAGGGCAACTTCCAGCCTCGGGTGTCCATTGCCTATCGGCCCTTCAACGATACGAAGACCGTGTTGCGGGCGGGCTTTGGCATCTACACCATGACGAACCTCGGACCATTGTCGTTCAACAACAGCGGTAACCCGACTTCGAACCTGCACACCTACTCCAACGTGAATACGGCTGGCGCGAACACGCCGCAGATCGTCTTCCCAAACACTGCGCCCCCAAGCACTACGGTGCAGATTGGCGGCGGCGGTCTTGACCAGGGAGTGGACCCGAACTTCCGCGATCCGCAGGCGAATCAGTGGAACGTTACCGTGGAGCGCGAGTTGACCAGCGCCACGGCGGTGCGTGCCAGCTACGTGGGTATGCATACCTACCGGCTGAGCATCACCGAGGACCTGAACCAGATCCCGGCGAGCACCACGCCGTTCACGACGACGGCAACAAGCCCTTACGTCGATCCGCGTTCGCCCTATACCAACTGGCTCGAGCTTTACACCACGCTGAACGCTGGCGAGTCCAACTATCACGCCTTTGAAGTAGAGGCGACCCATCGCATGCAGCATGGGCTCTACTACGAAGCAAATTACACCTACGCCAAGAACGTGGCTGACAACCAGGGCGATGCTCCCAGCTCCTTTGCTAGCGAGGTGAACTACGGTCTGCCGATCACGGATCGTTTCAATATCAAGAGGAACCTGGGTAATGTGGAGGGCACTCGCCGCAACCGGATGCTGCTCACGGGCGTCTATCAGCTCCCGTTCGGCAGCGGACGGAAGTACATGAACGCAAATCGCCTGACGGACGCCGTGATCGGTGGCTGGGACGTGACCACCATTGCGCTGCTGGAGACGGGCCCATGGCTCACGCCCAGCATCAGCAGCTCCGCGGACCAATCGAACACGAACGTGGTGAACCGTGGCGCTCTGCTCCGTCCGGATCGTGTACCGAACGGGACGGATGGAGCCGTGACGTACGACGGGCAATCGTTCATGGCTACTCCCGTCGGCGCCGGCAGGTTTGGCAACGCAGGAGTTGGTGTTCTCCAGGGGCCGGGAACGGCGACGGTGAGCCTGGGCGTGGCGAAGCAGTTCCTGGTGACGGAGCGGGTGCATGCACGGTTCGAGACGACGTTCACGAACGTCCTGAACCACACCAACTTTGCTCCGCCGCTTACTGCGATCGACAACTCTCTCTTCGGGCAGTTGACGGGGCCGCAGACGGCGGAAAACGCGGGGAACAGGGCTGGACAGGCGGCTCTCAGAATTGATTTCTAG